The Papaver somniferum cultivar HN1 chromosome 3, ASM357369v1, whole genome shotgun sequence genome includes a region encoding these proteins:
- the LOC113358352 gene encoding probable receptor-like serine/threonine-protein kinase At5g57670: MKLLRMRSLKHLFSSSKLAVEDNPTSSSHHSSVHENEMKNETKSIFQKPTWKCFSFDEIYDATNGFTKENLVGRGGYAEVYRGVMKNGEVIAIKRLTKASTDERKEKEFLQEIGTIGHVHHPNVSSLLGCCLDNGLYLIFAFSLHGSVASAFHDENSPLMSWKTRYKIAIGTARGLHYLHKGCQRRIIHRDIKSSNVLLTADYEPQISDFGLAKWLPSQWTHHSVVPIEGTFGCLAPEYFMHGIVDEKTDVFAFGVFLLEIISGRKPVDGSHQSLLSWAKPRLLSEGELGKLIDPRLEGDYDITQLKRVAFAASLCVRTSALWRPTMSEVLEVMVDGEMTKESWNLPEEVEEEEFWGFDDLECEFDSPDSTSPLNSISSRSS, from the exons ATGAAGCTTCTGAGAATGAGAAGCTTGAAACATTTATTTTCTTCCTCGAAACTAGCAGTAGAAGATAATCCTACTAGTAGTAGTCATCATTCttctgttcatgaaaatgaaatgAAGAATGAAACCAAGTCTATATTTCAAAAACCCACTTGGAAATGTTTCTCTTTCGATGAAATCTATGATGCAACTAATGGTTTCACTAAAG AGAACTTGGTCGGGAGAGGTGGGTATGCTGAAGTGTACAGAGGAGTTATGAAAAATGGGGAAGTGATTGCTATTAAGAGATTAACAAAGGCTTCAACTgatgaaagaaaagagaaagaatttCTACAAGAGATTGGTACAATTGGTCATGTTCATCACCCAAATGTATCTTCGTTGCTGGGTTGTTGTCTTGATAATGGACTTTATCTTATCTTTGCATTCTCATTACATGGTTCTGTTGCTTCCGCTTTTCATG ACGAGAATTCGCCATTAATGAGTTGGAAAACAAGGTATAAAATCGCAATTGGAACGGCACGAGGTCTACATTATTTGCATAAAGGGTGTCAAAGAAGAATAATCCATAGAGATATCAAATCCTCTAATGTTCTACTCACTGCTGATTATGAGCCTCAG ATTTCAGATTTTGGGTTGGCGAAATGGCTTCCATCTCAATGGACTCATCACTCTGTAGTACCAATTGAAGGAACATTTGG ATGCTTAGCACCAGAGTATTTCATGCATGGTATTGTTGATGAAAAGACTGATGTTTTTGCATTCGGAGTTTTCTTATTAGAGATTATATCCGGGCGAAAGCCGGTTGATGGGTCTCACCAAAGCTTACTTAGCTGG GCCAAACCAAGATTGTTGAGTGAAGGTGAACTAGGAAAACTAATAGATCCAAGACTTGAAGGGGACTATGATATCACacagttgaagagagttgcttTCGCGGCATCACTGTGCGTCCGGACATCGGCTCTATGGCGTCCTACCATGAGTGAG GTATTGGAAGTAATGGTGGATGGAGAAATGACCAAGGAGAGTTGGAACTTGCCAGAGGAAGTGGAGGAGGAAGAGTTTTGGGGTTTTGATGATCTAGAATGTGAATTTGACAGTCCAGACTCAACCTCGCCTCTTAATTCGATCTCTTCGAGGAGTTCTTAA
- the LOC113361995 gene encoding replication protein A 32 kDa subunit A-like, giving the protein MSNSQFDGNVDFSGGGFMPQATQTTEHGGASSDKNRVGAGLLPLTVKQISDSYNASEDKANFVVDGVEVNNITLVGMVFNKAEMVTEVTFTVDDGTGRINCHRWVHEGIDSKEMEQINDGEYAEIHGNLKGFQGKKQFVAFSVRPVTDFNQVAYHFIECMYVHCHNTKSQGQGSNPAQPQSTSAAITNGSSSYHTAPSNQFHGQPNSVGIDQKILDYMSIPANMAREQGVSVQELAQHLKVPLEKIRGAMQHLEEDGLAYSTIDEFHYKSSANG; this is encoded by the exons ATGTCTAACAGCCAGTTCGATGGAAACGTTGATTTCTCTGGTGGTGGATTTATGCCTCAGGCAACTCAAACCACCGAGCATGGTGGTGCTTCTTCAGACAAA AATCGAGTGGGTGCAGGTTTATTACCATTAACAGTTAAGCAGATAAGTGATTCTTATAATGCTAGTGAAGATAAAGCTAATTTCGTCGTTGATGGTGTTGAAGTAAACAAT ATTACACTTGTTGGAATGGTGTTTAATAAAGCGGAAATGGTTACCGAGGTTACTTTTACTGTCGATGATGGAACTGGTCGAATTAATTGTCACAGATG GGTTCATGAGGGCATAGATTCGAAGGAGATGGAGCAAATTAA TGATGGAGAATATGCTGAAATTCATGGGAACTTGAAAGGTTTCCAGGGTAAAAAGCAGTTTGTGGCTTTTTCTGTTAG GCCTGTGACCGACTTCAATCAGGTTGCTTATCACTTCATTGAGTGCATGTATGTACATTGTCATAACACTAAATCTCAG GGGCAGGGCAGTAACCCAGCTCAACCTCAGAGCACAAGTGCAGCAATAACCAATGGATCCTCAAGTTATCATACCGCTCCTTCAAATCAA TTCCATGGGCAACCTAATTCCGTCGGAATCGATCAAAAGATCCTTGACTATATGTCCATACCTGCGAATAT GGCACGAGAACAGGGGGTATCTGTGCAAGAACTTGCCCAGCATCTTAAAGTCCCACTGGAGAAAATCAG GGGAGCTATGCAACATCTTGAGGAGGATGGTTTGGCATATTCGACAATAGATGAGTTTCATTACAAATCTAGTGCTAATGGTTAA